The following are from one region of the Coffea eugenioides isolate CCC68of chromosome 2, Ceug_1.0, whole genome shotgun sequence genome:
- the LOC113759568 gene encoding cinnamoyl-CoA reductase 1-like, giving the protein MSGEGKVVCVTGASGYIASWLVKLLLERGYTVKASVRDLNDPRKTEFLEALDGAKERLHLFQANLLEEGSFDAVVMDVKAFSMLHLQFCALEVSSVKRMSILVSQQPYGCCRQNENAAWDFSKEHGIDMIAINPGMVTGPFLQPSATLSAEVILSLVNGIDPFPNMVIPWIDVRDVAYSHIVAFEIASASGRYCVVERTAGCCELIRILTELFPTLQLPDKCSNGSPLIQLKYDVSNEKVKGLGIEFVPLEVSLKDAIESFKEMKLVSL; this is encoded by the exons ATGAGCGGAGAAGGGAAGGTGGTGTGCGTGACTGGAGCTTCGGGATACATAGCTTCATGGCTAGTCAAGCTGTTGCTTGAGCGTGGCTATACTGTTAAAGCTTCCGTTCGTGACCTCA ATGATCCAAGAAAGACAGAATTCTTGGAGGCACTGGATGGAGCCAAGGAAAGACTTCACTTGTTCCAGGCAAACTTACTAGAAGAGGGATCCTTTGATGCAGTGGTGATGGATGTGAAGGCGTTTTCCATGCTGCATCTCCAGTT TTGTGCACTAGAAGTCTCAAGTGTAAAGAGAATGAGTATTCTAGTTTCTCAGCAGCCATATGGATGTTGCCGACAAAATG agAATGCTGCTTGGGATTTCTCAAAGGAGCATGGTATTGACATGATTGCAATTAATCCAGGAATGGTCACCGGTCCCTTCTTGCAGCCTTCTGCCACTTTGAGTGCAGAAGTGATCTTGAGCCTAGTAAATG GAATTGACCCATTCCCTAATATGGTTATACCATGGATTGATGTTAGAGATGTTGCATATTCACATATTGTTGCCTTTGAAATCGCTTCTGCCAGTGGAAGATATTGCGTAGTTGAGAGAACTGCAGGCTGCTGTGAGCTTATCAGGATTCTGACTGAACTCTTCCCAACTCTCCAGTTGCCAGATAA ATGTTCTAATGGCAGTCCCCTAATTCAGCTGAAATATGATGTATCAAATGAGAAAGTAAAAGGTTTGGGCATTGAGTTCGTGCCTTTGGAGGTGAGCCTCAAGGATGCTATCGAAAGCTTCAAAGAGATGAAATTAGTTAGCCTTTGA
- the LOC113759567 gene encoding receptor-like protein EIX2 — translation MEFFPVIALLAFIFQLIAWDSVLGADAVMVNCSANDLEALLDFKNGLNDPENRLSSWRARGCCLWRGIACDDNTGAVIKIDLRNPYPVNSFNGSTTRYGFWNLSGEIRPSLLKLRSLTHLDLSSNTFQEIPIPDFFGSLRNLQYMNLSKAGFTGIIPPSLGNLSSLQYLDVSSELSTLSVDNFQWVGGLVSLKHLEMNQVDLSLVHSDFFHVLNMLPNITELHFETCSLSGSFSSLSVVNFTSLAVLDLSFNGLDSIPDWLVNISSLEYVDFDSCQLRGRIPLGLAELPRLRYLDLALNHNLSASCSELFKGSWKSIEVLSLSSNKLHGKLPANVGNMTSLTHFDLSVNNVQGGLPSSIGRLCNLEYLDLSSNNLTGTLPELLGGTESCVSGNALANLFCLELGNNRLDGKIPEWLGNLKSLQTLGLAANMLEGPIPSSLGTLKNLTNIGLAGNKLSGTLPETFGLPSELSVLDVSFNQLTGILTEAHFLKLNKLKILRLSANSFILNVSSIWIPPFQIRNLDTGSCQMGPLFPTWLQSQKEIKFLDISNASISGSIPIWFWDISANLSLLNVSFNNLEGQLPTPLEVAPFADVDLSSNIFTGPIPLPLVPIELLDLSNNHFSGPIPVNISQIMPDLIFLSVSNNELAGEIPTSLGEMPSLQVIDLSVNKLTGSIPASIGNCSYLKALDLGNNKLSGMIPQSLGQLSQLQSLHLNDNLLSDELPAFLKKLSSLETLDLGNNRLSGSIPSWFANSFSNLRILKLRENEFSGDLPDAISNLSSLQVLDLAGNNLTGRIPANLGNLKAMQVEQKILEYLLYGAYRGLYYEERLVISLKNQFQKYTKTLSLLTAIDLSDNNFYGNFPVEISKLSGLMVLNLSRNQISGEIPGSISHLKQLSSLDLSSNKLSGEIPSRMASLSFLSYLNLSNNYLSGTVPYNGQMSTFTASSFEGNLGLCGAPLRLECQNGGSGNGSKTENDSNEGFIDEWFYLSLGLGFLVGILVPYLIFAFRRPWADVYSDFVDKLVYKLPGMSRRRNKALQTKVYFHR, via the coding sequence ATGGAGTTTTTTCCAGTTATTGCTCTGCttgcattcatttttcagctaaTAGCATGGGACTCTGTCCTTGGAGCTGATGCAGTCATGGTGAATTGTTCAGCTAATGATCTTGAAGCTCTTCTTGACTTCAAAAATGGCCTTAATGATCCTGAAAATCGGCTTTCATCATGGCGGGCCAGAGGCTGCTGCTTATGGAGGGGAATAGCTTGTGATGACAATACTGGTGCTGTTATCAAGATTGACCTCCGCAACCCCTATCCAGTGAATAGCTTTAATGGTAGCACCACCAGGTACGGGTTTTGGAACTTGAGTGGAGAGATTAGACCTTCATTGCTAAAACTGAGGTCCTTGACGCATTTAGACTTGAGCTCCAACACATTTCAGGAAATCCCAATTCCTGAtttttttggttctttaagGAATTTACAGTATATGAACCTGTCAAAAGCTGGATTTACTGGTATAATTCCTCCATCCCTTGGAAACCTTTCTAGCTTGCAGTATCTTGATGTTTCTTCAGAATTGTCAACCTTAAGTGTCGATAATTTCCAGTGGGTGGGTGGCCTTGTTTCTTTGAAACATCTTGAGATGAACCAGGTGGACCTCTCTTTAGTTCATTCAGATTTTTTTCATGTTCTAAACATGCTACCCAATATAACCGAACTTCATTTTGAAACCTGTAGCTTATCTGGTTCCTTTTCATCTCTTAGTGTTGTCAACTTCACTTCACTTGCTGTTTTGGACCTCAGCTTTAATGGATTGGACTCGATCCCAGATTGGCTTGTCAACATCAGCAGCCTTGAGTATGTTGATTTCGACAGCTGCCAGCTTAGGGGTAGAATTCCACTTGGCCTGGCTGAGCTTCCAAGGCTAAGGTACTTGGATCTTGCTTTGAATCACAACCTTAGTGCCAGTTGTTCCGAACTGTTCAAGGGAAGCTGGAAAAGCATTGAGGTTCTCTCTTTATCTTCAAACAAATTACATGGGAAACTTCCAGCAAACGTTGGGAACATGACATCTCTCACGCATTTTGATTTATCTGTTAACAACGTTCAAGGTGGATTACCAAGTTCTATTGGCAGACTTTGCAACTTGGAGTATCTTGATTTGTCTAGCAATAATTTAACAGGAACTCTGCCTGAATTGCTCGGTGGAACTGAAAGCTGTGTTTCTGGGAATGCTTTAGCTAATCTGTTTTGCCTAGAATTAGGCAACAATCGACTGGATGGTAAAATACCAGAGTGGTTGGGGAACCTCAAAAGTCTTCAAACACTGGGATTGGCTGCCAACATGCTTGAAGGTCCTATACCATCTTCTTTAGGAACACTTAAAAATCTGACAAATATCGGATTAGCAGGGAACAAATTAAGTGGGACTTTACCAGAGACATTTGGCCTCCCGTCTGAGCTGTCAGTCCTTGATGTTTCTTTTAACCAGTTGACAGGTATCCTAACTGAAGCTCACTTTTTAAAGCTGAATAAACTAAAGATCTTGCGGCTCTCAGCAAATTCCTTCATCCTGAATGTAAGCTCCATTTGGATTCCTCCTTTCCAAATTCGAAATCTCGATACTGGTTCATGCCAAATGGGTCCATTATTTCCAACTTGGCTTCAATCTCAAAAGGAGATTAAGTTCCTTGACATCTCAAATGCAAGTATATCAGGGTCCATCCCTATCTGGTTTTGGGATATCTCTGCTAACCTGTCATTGTTGAATGTTTCTTTCAACAACTTAGAAGGTCAGCTACCAACTCCATTGGAAGTGGCACCTTTTGCAGATGTGGATTTGAGCTCCAATATCTTTACAGGACCCATCCCTCTTCCTCTTGTCCCCATTGAGTTACTTGATCTCTCAAACAATCATTTTTCTGGTCCTATCCCAGTGAATATAAGTCAAATCATGCCAGACTTGATCTTTCTCTCCGTTTCCAACAATGAGCTTGCTGGGGAGATACCTACCTCCCTAGGTGAAATGCCATCACTGCAAGTTATTGATCTCTCCGTGAATAAATTAACAGGAAGCATTCCTGCAAGCATAGGGAATTGTTCTTATTTGAAGGCTTTAGACCTTGGAAACAATAAGTTATCTGGAATGATTCCACAATCTTTGGGCCAATTGAGCCAGCTTCAGTCTCTGCACTTAAATGACAATTTGTTATCAGATGAGCTTCCTGCTTTTTTGAAGAAACTGTCAAGCTTGGAGACCCTGGATCTTGGAAATAACAGATTATCAGGTAGCATACCATCATGGTTTGCCAACAGCTTCTCCAATCTTCGAATCCTTAAGTTAAGGGAAAATGAATTTTCAGGAGACCTTCCAGACGCGATTTCAAATTTGAGTTCGCTCCAAGTTCTTGATCTGGCAGGGAATAATTTAACTGGCAGAATTCCAGCAAACTTGGGAAACCTAAAAGCCATGCAAGTAGAGCAGAAGATACTGGAATATCTATTGTATGGGGCATATAGAGGCCTTTACTACGAAGAAAGGTTGGTGATCAGTCTGAAGAATCAATTTCAAAAGTATACCAAAACTCTTTCCCTTCTGACAGCCATAGACCTCTCAGACAACAACTTCTATGGAAATTTCCCGGTGGAAATATCAAAGTTATCTGGCCTGATGGTTTTAAACCTGTCGAGAAACCAAATATCAGGTGAAATTCCAGGAAGCATTTCACATTTGAAGCAACTGTCATCCCTTGATCTCTCAAGCAACAAACTCTCTGGTGAAATTCCATCAAGAATGGCTTCGCTATCATTCTTGAGCTATCTTAATCTATCAAACAACTACTTATCAGGTACGGTACCTTATAACGGACAAATGTCAACTTTCACTGCATCTtcttttgagggaaatttgggactTTGTGGAGCTCCTCTGAGGTTAGAGTGCCAAAATGGGGGTTCAGGAAACGGAtcaaaaactgaaaatgataGCAATGAAGGATTTATTGATGAATGGTTCTATTTGAGCCTTGGATTGGGATTTCTTGTTGGCATTCTGGTACCTTACCTCATCTTTGCATTCAGAAGACCTTGGGCTGATGTATACTCTGATTTTGTGGACAAATTAGTTTACAAGTTACCAGGGATGAGCAGAAGGAGAAATAAAGCATTGCAGACCAAAGTATACTTTCATAGATAG
- the LOC113759566 gene encoding uncharacterized protein LOC113759566: MAMPTYTMSCFKLPCKLCKEISSMLSNFWRGEKDNKNKAHWVAWKQLTKEKKREGMGFQEIQSFNRALLAKQIWRIIRNPNLLSSKILKSKYFPNCNVLDCKTPNNASWFWQSIMSAREELQWGIRNRIGNGLSTRIWEDQWIPDQHLGKPITAKPEECRIQRVADLIEGYRWNRNSSSKISNREMLKTFSRFP; the protein is encoded by the coding sequence ATGGCAATGCCTACTTACACCATGTCTTGTTTCAAATTACCTTGCAAGTTATGCAAAGAGATAAGCTCTATGCTATCTAATTTCTGGCGGGGAGAAAAAGACAACAAAAACAAGGCTCACTGGGTAGCTTGGAAGCAGTTGACCAAGGAGAAAAAACGAGAAGGCATGGGATTCCAGGAGATTCAAAGTTTTAACAGAGCTTTGCTGGCTAAACAGATTTGGAGAATAATCAGAAATCCAAATCTGTTATCCAGCAAAATTCTGAAAAGCAAGTACTTCCCAAATTGCAATGTGCTGGACTGCAAAACTCCCAACAATGCTTCATGGTTTTGGCAAAGCATTATGAGTGCAAGAGAAGAGCTTCAATGGGGGATACGAAATAGGATAGGGAATGGACTCTCAACAAGAATTTGGGAGGATCAGTGGATTCCAGACCAACACCTAGGGAAACCTATCACAGCCAAGCCAGAAGAATGTCGAATACAGAGAGTTGCTGACCTGATTGAGGGCTACAGGTGGAATAGGAATTcatcttccaaaatttcaaacaGGGAGATGCTAAAAACATTCTCAAGATTCCCATAA